A window of Cryptosporidium parvum Iowa II chromosome 1, whole genome shotgun sequence contains these coding sequences:
- a CDS encoding carboxypeptidase probably secreted, signal peptide: protein MKKQRKPSDIISFLTIIFLIFIYKVFGYVERPERKLQYSREQISTIPDDYLELGIPDMDYGVENQDLRRILYSLNRGSLRSFPKLNEAMIILDNLASQFGTNFIRKHKIGTSFEGRPIDAYRVGFFSKMDGSYSEDSYFYINQGKKPAFLLTSMHHSREPAGLTTGIYFITKLMEDAIYKQDPASNFLLSNIDIWYVPFVNPDGYAAIERTRNYGIRKNQRKTCNSGRSDEDGVDINRNYDFNFENSLVSKCDPQEYSGEYPFSEPETRAVRDLVNNVKSFVTAVNLHTFGDLWTIPWNCCKDKDLNENIASIYNELKYEILISSPSCIIKTLMHMKGPFFVNSAKKGFDSTFFTKSRNEFENASNYCFSSAARNPTMDYEASGEADDYLLAAHNIISLSPEIGSEYFGFYPPQSEIFPIAKKYYPQILAVASKSTIELSISASLHLQMHSEVNHGKLEFSLFNSGLSSICSNTTDETHKNNSKGTSECHTIFTWELLSSNCKQDSKFDPGKTKFGEYSAGFRYRTSNFKELNSTVSMENECNTQQLLISLGKQKKENGKDEFKFVRGFVFNDSVESRSSRGFKVNFKYKNSSINIASKSNSNPNFIIHTCIANIKNKHTNGICQCGFIKFPDNNSNSNTALIVHSSSSDYLCNQLYLRKNEFLPYSEIYLNIERNSKNKQSIIFLNSEPADFGKNLTYLSVCIISVTIVTIISILYSIYYKKYYTESTKAINSCAVQVTSETYSKV from the coding sequence ATGAAGAAGCAAAGAAAGCCATCAGATATTATTAGTTTTTTAAccataatttttttgatatttatttacaaaGTTTTTGGATATGTAGAAAGACCAGAGAGGAAGCTACAATATTCAAGAGAACAAATTTCAACAATCCCTGATGATTATTTAGAATTAGGAATCCCAGATATGGATTATGGTGTTGAAAACCAAGATCTTAGAAGAATTTTGTATTCTTTGAATAGGGGTTCATTGAGAAGTTTCCCAAAATTGAACGAAGCAATGATCATTTTGGATAATTTAGCATCACAATTCGGAACAAACTTTATAAGGAAGCATAAAATAGGGACAAGTTTTGAAGGAAGGCCTATTGATGCTTATAGAGTCGGATTTTTTAGTAAGATGGATGGCTCTTATTCAGAAGACTCGtacttttatattaatcaGGGTAAAAAACCTGCATTTTTACTAACATCAATGCATCATTCAAGAGAGCCTGCAGGCTTAACAACTGGAATATACTTTATCACTAAACTCATGGAAGATGCAATTTATAAGCAAGACCCTGCTTCTAACTTTTTACTCTCTAATATCGATATTTGGTATGTCCCATTTGTAAATCCAGATGGATATGCAGCAATAGAAAGAACACGAAATTATGGGATTAGAAAGAATCAAAGGAAAACTTGTAATTCTGGGAGATCAGATGAAGATGGAGTTGATATTAATCGTAATTATGACTTCAATTTTGAAAACTCTCTTGTTTCTAAATGTGACCCGCAAGAGTATTCTGGGGAATATCCTTTTTCTGAACCCGAAACACGAGCTGTAAGAGATCTTGTAAATAATGTAAAAAGTTTTGTTACTGCAGTTAATCTGCATACATTTGGTGATTTGTGGACTATACCTTGGAATTGTTGCAAGGACAAAGATCTAAACGAGAATATCGCTTCCATATATAATGAACTTAAGtatgaaattttaatatcttcTCCTTCTTGTATAATTAAAACCTTAATGCATATGAAGGGCCCATTTTTTGTCAATTCTGCCAAAAAAGGATTTGATTCAACATTTTTCacaaaatcaagaaatgaatttgaaaatgctTCCAATTATTGTTTCTCATCAGCAGCTAGAAACCCCACAATGGATTATGAGGCTTCGGGAGAAGCAGATGACTATTTACTTGCAGCTCACaatataatttcattatctcCAGAAATTGGCTCTGAATATTTTGGATTTTATCCCCCTCAGAGTGAAATTTTCCCAATtgcaaaaaaatattatcccCAAATTCTTGCTGTGGCCTCAAAGTCCACTATTGAGCTCAGTATTTCTGCTAGCTTACACTTACAAATGCACTCTGAAGTTAATCATGGAAAACttgaattttcattattcaaCAGTGGATTATCATCTATTTGTTCCAATACTACTGATGAGACTcacaaaaataattccaaGGGAACTTCTGAATGTCACACAATCTTTACTTGGGAGTTGCTTTCATCTAACTGTAAACAAGATTCCAAATTTGATCCTGGAAAAACCAAATTTGGCGAGTATTCTGCCGGCTTTAGATACAGAACTTCTAATTTTAAGGAATTGAACTCTACTGTCAGCATGGAAAATGAATGCAATACACAACAATTGCTTATATCGTTGGGTaagcaaaaaaaagaaaatggaaAAGATGAATTCAAGTTTGTTAGAGGGTTTGTTTTTAACGATTCCGTTGAATCAAGATCTAGTCGTGGATTTAAGGTGAATTTCAAATACAAGAATTCATCCATTAATATAGCTTCCAAATCAAATTCCAACCCaaactttattattcataCTTGTATTGCAaacattaaaaataaacaCACGAATGGAATTTGTCAGTGCGGATTCATTAAATTCCCtgataataattccaaCTCTAATACCGCTTTAATCGTGCATTCATCAAGTTCTGATTATTTATGTAATCAACTTTacttaagaaaaaatgaattccTTCCTTATTCCGAAATATACCTTAATATAGAACGGAACTCTAAAAACAAGCAAAGTATCATCTTCCTTAATAGCGAGCCAGCTGACTTTGGAAAAAATCTGACATATTTATCAGTTTGTATTATTTCAGTTACTATTGTTACAATTATATCTATATTATACTCTATCTATTATAAGAAATACTACACAGAAAGTACTAAAGCGATTAATAGTTGTGCTGTACAAGTTACCAGTGAAACATACTCGAAAGTTTAG